In Effusibacillus pohliae DSM 22757, a genomic segment contains:
- a CDS encoding acetylornithine transaminase produces MSNTTSQNQAHISNPVMQTYGRWPVTMVKGEGVWLYDAEGKRYLDFTAGIAVTALGHAHPEIAQAIAEQARTLLHCSNLYHIPGQIELAQKLTELSCCDKVFFCNSGAEAIEGSIKMARRYAYQTYGPHKHEIIAFEHSFHGRTLGALTATCQAKYQEGFGPLVPGFHYAKPGDLASVQSLVSEKTCAILLEPVQGEGGVRPFGQEFLAAIRQLCDEHGILLIFDEVQTGVGRTGTFFAYEQLGVEPDIIALAKGLANGVPIGAVLAKQKIAAVMVPGTHASTFGGNPLATAAGLATVNILLQQGILAHVRETGQYLAGKLQTLADKHPVAQEVRGMGLLVGLTLDRPAGEVVQACLEKGLLLTVAGGNTVRFTPPLVVTKEQIDQAVEILDQVLAKLYQPV; encoded by the coding sequence ATGAGCAACACAACAAGCCAAAATCAGGCGCACATCAGCAATCCTGTCATGCAGACCTACGGCCGTTGGCCGGTGACAATGGTCAAGGGGGAGGGCGTCTGGCTGTATGATGCGGAGGGCAAGCGGTATCTCGATTTTACGGCGGGCATTGCGGTGACCGCGCTCGGGCACGCCCATCCGGAGATCGCCCAGGCGATCGCGGAACAGGCCCGGACGCTGCTGCATTGCTCCAACCTGTACCACATTCCCGGCCAGATCGAACTGGCGCAAAAATTGACGGAGTTGTCTTGTTGCGACAAGGTCTTTTTCTGCAACTCGGGGGCGGAAGCGATTGAAGGTTCGATCAAAATGGCCCGCCGCTACGCATATCAGACATACGGCCCGCACAAACACGAGATCATCGCGTTTGAGCATTCCTTCCACGGGCGCACACTGGGAGCGCTGACCGCCACTTGCCAGGCCAAGTATCAGGAAGGGTTCGGGCCGTTGGTGCCGGGGTTTCACTATGCAAAACCGGGTGATCTCGCGTCGGTGCAATCGCTTGTCTCTGAGAAGACCTGCGCGATTTTGCTGGAACCGGTGCAGGGGGAAGGCGGCGTACGCCCGTTCGGCCAGGAGTTTTTGGCAGCGATCCGGCAATTGTGCGACGAGCACGGCATCCTGCTGATTTTTGATGAAGTGCAGACCGGCGTCGGCCGGACCGGGACATTTTTTGCGTATGAACAGTTGGGAGTGGAACCAGATATCATCGCACTGGCCAAAGGATTGGCGAACGGAGTACCGATCGGTGCCGTTCTGGCGAAACAAAAGATCGCCGCTGTGATGGTGCCGGGGACGCACGCGAGCACGTTTGGCGGCAACCCGCTGGCGACCGCCGCCGGGCTTGCCACGGTGAACATTTTGCTGCAGCAGGGAATCCTCGCACACGTGCGGGAAACTGGCCAATACCTGGCGGGAAAATTGCAGACGCTGGCAGACAAACATCCGGTTGCGCAAGAGGTGCGCGGTATGGGATTGCTGGTTGGATTGACGCTCGACCGCCCGGCTGGAGAGGTAGTGCAGGCGTGTCTGGAAAAAGGGCTGCTGCTGACGGTGGCCGGCGGCAACACGGTTCGCTTCACGCCGCCTTTGGTCGTAACGAAGGAACAGATCGACCAGGCAGTCGAGATTCTGGATCAGGTTCTGGCAAAATTGTATCAGCCCGTTTGA
- the argJ gene encoding bifunctional glutamate N-acetyltransferase/amino-acid acetyltransferase ArgJ → MLKAASKIKILENGGLTSPKGYRAAGVAAGVKNGNRTKKDVAILVSDVPAAAAGVYTTNAVQAAPVLVTKQSLAKKGQLQAVVVNSGNANACTGEQGLLDAQAMQALTAESLHIDKELVGVASTGVIGVLLPMDRIEAGIAEAMRQLSGQGGGNFAEAIMTTDLVKKETAVQVTINGQPVTIGGVAKGSGMIHPNMATMLAFLTTDAAVEQAALQDLLRQVTNRTFNRITVDGDTSTNDMVLALANGMAGSDTLTPAHAEWPIFAEAFEAVALHLAKAIARDGEGATRLIVAEVTGARTEQDAEKVAKTIVGSSLVKTAVFGADANWGRLMMAVGRSGAYVDPSRVGIWIGDVQVAANGMGLLFDEAAATRELEKDPVVFKVNLQVGEAEATAYGCDLTYEYVKINGSYRT, encoded by the coding sequence GTGTTGAAGGCGGCAAGCAAAATCAAGATTCTCGAAAACGGCGGCTTGACATCGCCGAAAGGATACAGGGCGGCAGGAGTGGCTGCCGGGGTGAAAAACGGCAATCGAACGAAAAAAGATGTAGCAATCTTGGTATCGGACGTGCCGGCGGCGGCGGCCGGGGTGTACACGACCAATGCAGTGCAGGCAGCGCCGGTGCTGGTTACCAAGCAATCGCTGGCAAAAAAAGGCCAGCTGCAAGCGGTGGTTGTCAATTCCGGCAACGCGAATGCGTGTACAGGTGAGCAAGGTCTGCTGGACGCGCAGGCCATGCAAGCCTTGACTGCGGAATCCTTGCACATCGACAAGGAACTGGTGGGAGTCGCATCGACCGGCGTGATCGGTGTGTTGTTGCCGATGGACCGGATCGAAGCGGGGATTGCGGAAGCCATGCGCCAGTTGTCCGGGCAGGGCGGCGGTAATTTTGCAGAAGCGATCATGACCACCGATTTGGTGAAAAAAGAGACGGCCGTGCAGGTGACAATCAATGGTCAACCGGTCACCATCGGCGGAGTGGCGAAAGGGTCCGGCATGATTCATCCGAATATGGCGACGATGTTGGCGTTTCTTACGACCGATGCGGCAGTTGAGCAGGCGGCGCTGCAAGACCTGCTGCGGCAGGTGACAAACCGTACATTCAACCGCATCACAGTCGACGGAGATACTAGCACCAACGATATGGTGCTGGCGCTGGCGAACGGGATGGCCGGGAGCGATACGTTGACTCCCGCGCATGCGGAATGGCCGATTTTTGCTGAGGCGTTTGAAGCGGTGGCGCTGCATTTGGCAAAGGCGATCGCGCGCGACGGGGAAGGCGCCACCCGCTTGATCGTCGCTGAAGTAACCGGGGCCCGTACCGAGCAGGATGCGGAAAAAGTGGCGAAGACGATCGTCGGTTCCAGTCTGGTGAAAACGGCCGTGTTTGGCGCGGATGCGAATTGGGGACGGCTGATGATGGCGGTCGGGCGTTCCGGGGCGTATGTCGATCCGAGTCGGGTGGGCATCTGGATCGGAGACGTGCAGGTGGCGGCGAACGGCATGGGGCTTTTGTTCGATGAAGCGGCGGCGACGCGGGAATTGGAAAAAGATCCGGTTGTGTTCAAAGTGAACCTGCAAGTCGGCGAGGCGGAAGCGACCGCCTACGGCTGCGATCTGACCTACGAATATGTAAAAATCAATGGAAGCTATCGCACGTAA
- a CDS encoding N-acetyltransferase: MQFRKAVMGDTEAIYELIQMNADLGLLLPRPRISIYENLQSLTVIEEDGRIIGVGGLHILWKDLSEIRSLAIAPDKKGRGLGRELVSRLVKESFQLGIPRVLSLTYQVDFFLKCGFQIVPKDTLPHKVWKDCINCSKFPTCDETAMLRVME; the protein is encoded by the coding sequence ATGCAGTTTCGCAAAGCCGTAATGGGCGATACGGAAGCGATTTACGAGCTGATTCAGATGAATGCGGATCTTGGACTGCTGTTGCCGCGTCCGCGCATTTCGATATATGAGAATCTGCAATCCTTGACGGTGATCGAAGAAGACGGGCGGATCATCGGGGTGGGCGGCCTGCACATCCTGTGGAAAGATCTGTCGGAGATCCGGTCGCTGGCGATCGCCCCGGACAAAAAAGGGAGAGGGCTCGGCCGGGAACTTGTGTCGCGCTTGGTCAAGGAATCGTTCCAACTGGGAATTCCCCGCGTGTTGTCGCTCACCTACCAGGTCGACTTCTTCCTGAAATGCGGGTTTCAGATCGTGCCAAAAGACACGCTGCCGCACAAAGTATGGAAGGATTGCATCAATTGCAGCAAGTTCCCGACCTGCGACGAAACCGCGATGTTGCGGGTAATGGAGTGA
- a CDS encoding SDR family NAD(P)-dependent oxidoreductase encodes MNKISTKIAETDNLYMKAQGSGIIHNVSSGVGITGFRGISGYASTKGAIESLTRSLSLEFGGHGICFTLMHPPLTNTKSAAPLGIPVQAMADPQSVGRKLAGKILSTRPVITPNFQTSLYLLLARKFPGVVGKLFCKLTENAQLKPQK; translated from the coding sequence ATGAATAAAATCTCAACCAAAATTGCAGAAACAGACAATCTGTACATGAAGGCGCAAGGCAGTGGGATTATCCATAACGTAAGTTCGGGGGTAGGCATCACAGGGTTTCGGGGAATCAGCGGCTATGCATCGACCAAAGGAGCGATTGAATCGCTTACAAGAAGTTTGTCGCTCGAGTTTGGCGGCCACGGCATCTGCTTCACTCTTATGCATCCACCCTTAACCAATACAAAATCGGCTGCACCGCTAGGCATTCCCGTACAAGCCATGGCAGATCCCCAATCTGTGGGTCGCAAACTCGCCGGAAAAATTTTGTCCACCCGTCCTGTAATAACTCCCAATTTCCAAACGAGCCTATATCTCTTGCTTGCCCGAAAATTCCCGGGTGTGGTGGGGAAACTATTTTGCAAATTGACAGAAAATGCGCAGTTGAAACCACAAAAGTAA
- the tkt gene encoding transketolase, whose product MTVNSVEQLAVNTIRTLSIDAVDKANSGHPGMPMGAAPMAYVLWTRFMRHNPANPSWFNRDRFVLSAGHGSMLLYSLLHLCGYDVTMDDLKKFRQWGSRTPGHPEYGHTPGVEATTGPLGQGIAMAVGMAMAERHMAALYNRPGHELVDHYTYSICGDGDLMEGVSAEAASLAGHLKLGRLIVLYDSNQISLDGETDLAFTEDVGKRFEAYGWQVLRVEDGNDLDAIEKAIAQAKEESERPSLIEIRTTIGYGSPNRAGTSEVHGAPLGEAESKLTKQAYNWPHEPFHVPDEVRELFAQVKQKGQQAEAEWNERFARYRQEFPDLAKQFESAMQNQLPAGWDSHLPKFSPADGKIATRDASGKALNAIAKTVPFFLGGSADLASSNKTTLKEAAVFSAKDYSGRNIWFGVREHAMGAILNGMMLHGGVKVYGGTFFVFSDYLRPAMRLSALMKLPVIYVLTHDSIAVGEDGPTHQPIEHLAAIRAIPGITVLRPADANETVAAYRYAVAESEEPVAMVLSRQGLPVLEQTTDNIFEKVARGAYVIADAPSGPQVILIATGSEVSLALKAQQELNQKGIATRVVSMPSWELFEKQPQAYKDEVLPPNVKARVAIEMGHPMGWERYVGEQGAIMGITQFGASAPGNKVIEEYGFTVQNVIATVERILKP is encoded by the coding sequence ATGACAGTGAACTCAGTCGAACAACTGGCGGTTAACACAATCCGCACCCTGTCCATCGATGCGGTAGACAAGGCGAACTCCGGCCATCCGGGCATGCCGATGGGAGCAGCGCCGATGGCGTACGTCCTGTGGACCCGGTTTATGCGGCACAATCCTGCCAATCCGTCCTGGTTCAACCGCGACCGGTTCGTGCTGTCGGCCGGACACGGATCGATGTTGTTGTACAGCCTGCTTCACCTGTGCGGCTATGATGTGACGATGGACGATCTGAAAAAATTCCGGCAATGGGGCAGCCGCACGCCCGGACATCCGGAGTACGGCCATACCCCCGGCGTCGAAGCGACAACCGGGCCACTCGGGCAAGGGATCGCGATGGCGGTCGGGATGGCGATGGCGGAACGCCATATGGCGGCGCTGTATAACCGGCCGGGCCATGAACTGGTCGATCACTACACCTATTCGATCTGCGGAGACGGTGACCTGATGGAAGGCGTGTCAGCAGAAGCGGCTTCTTTGGCGGGCCACTTAAAATTGGGCCGGCTGATCGTTTTGTACGATTCGAACCAAATTTCGCTGGACGGAGAAACCGATCTGGCATTCACGGAAGATGTAGGCAAAAGGTTTGAAGCGTATGGCTGGCAAGTGTTGCGGGTGGAAGACGGAAACGACTTGGACGCGATCGAAAAAGCGATTGCGCAAGCAAAAGAGGAGAGCGAGCGTCCGAGCCTGATCGAAATTCGCACGACGATCGGCTATGGAAGCCCGAACCGGGCAGGAACCTCTGAGGTGCACGGGGCGCCGCTTGGCGAAGCAGAATCGAAACTGACCAAACAGGCATATAACTGGCCGCATGAACCGTTCCATGTGCCGGATGAAGTGCGGGAACTGTTTGCCCAAGTGAAGCAAAAGGGGCAACAGGCGGAAGCTGAATGGAATGAACGATTTGCCCGTTATCGACAGGAATTTCCCGATTTGGCCAAACAATTTGAGAGCGCCATGCAGAATCAACTTCCGGCCGGCTGGGATTCACATCTGCCGAAATTCTCGCCTGCCGACGGAAAAATCGCAACGCGCGATGCATCCGGCAAAGCGTTGAACGCGATTGCCAAGACAGTTCCTTTCTTCCTGGGTGGATCGGCTGATCTGGCGTCCTCCAATAAAACGACGTTAAAAGAGGCTGCCGTTTTCAGTGCAAAAGACTACAGCGGCCGAAACATCTGGTTTGGTGTGCGCGAGCATGCGATGGGCGCGATCCTCAACGGCATGATGCTGCACGGCGGGGTGAAGGTATACGGAGGCACGTTCTTCGTGTTTTCCGATTATTTGCGTCCGGCGATGCGGTTGTCCGCTTTGATGAAACTGCCTGTCATCTATGTGCTGACGCACGACAGCATCGCCGTTGGCGAAGATGGTCCGACCCACCAACCGATCGAGCATCTGGCGGCGATCCGGGCAATTCCCGGCATCACGGTGCTGCGTCCGGCCGACGCAAATGAAACGGTGGCTGCCTATCGCTACGCCGTGGCGGAAAGCGAAGAGCCGGTCGCGATGGTATTGTCCCGGCAGGGGTTGCCGGTGCTGGAACAGACAACCGACAACATTTTTGAAAAAGTGGCTCGCGGCGCCTATGTGATTGCAGATGCTCCGTCCGGTCCGCAAGTGATTCTAATTGCGACCGGCTCCGAAGTCAGCCTGGCGCTGAAAGCCCAACAAGAATTGAATCAAAAAGGCATTGCGACTCGTGTGGTCAGCATGCCGAGCTGGGAGTTGTTTGAGAAGCAACCGCAAGCATACAAAGATGAGGTTTTGCCGCCAAATGTGAAAGCCCGTGTAGCGATTGAGATGGGCCATCCGATGGGGTGGGAACGCTATGTCGGCGAACAAGGCGCAATCATGGGCATTACGCAATTTGGCGCCTCGGCACCGGGTAACAAAGTGATCGAAGAGTATGGATTCACCGTCCAAAATGTGATTGCGACGGTTGAACGAATCCTGAAACCATAG
- a CDS encoding YitT family protein, producing MKRNRTRVSPSRSWVRDVVFVTIGAFLIAVSVNWVFVPNQIVTGGLTGVGILLEYLFGLPISVTTLLLNVPLFVAGWRMLGGQAFGVKTLYGFVILAGMIQATHDLRTAPLTNEPLLASIYGGVLLGAGLGVVFRGRATTGGTDLLARLAQKLTGISPGVLLLIIDGVIIATAAVMFSLERILYALVSLFVTGKTIDFIQEGLARSKMAFIISSHSGEIKEQILHRLDRGVTQIEAVGGYTGEERSILLCVVSQSEVSNLKDLVRSIDPNAFVIVADAHEVLGEGFRLPTM from the coding sequence GTGAAACGCAATCGGACTCGTGTATCGCCATCCCGTTCATGGGTACGCGATGTCGTGTTCGTCACAATTGGCGCTTTTTTGATCGCGGTTTCCGTCAATTGGGTGTTTGTTCCGAACCAGATTGTAACGGGCGGGCTGACCGGCGTCGGTATTCTGTTGGAGTACTTGTTCGGCCTGCCGATTTCCGTTACAACGCTTTTGTTGAACGTCCCCTTGTTTGTTGCCGGGTGGAGGATGTTGGGCGGACAAGCGTTCGGAGTCAAAACGCTGTATGGTTTTGTCATCTTGGCCGGGATGATTCAGGCCACCCATGATCTCAGAACGGCGCCCCTCACCAACGAGCCGCTATTGGCCTCGATCTACGGTGGGGTGTTACTGGGAGCCGGTCTCGGGGTCGTATTCCGCGGGCGTGCCACGACGGGAGGCACCGATCTGCTGGCCCGTTTGGCGCAGAAGCTGACCGGGATCTCACCGGGCGTATTGCTGCTGATCATCGACGGAGTGATCATCGCCACGGCCGCTGTCATGTTCAGCCTGGAGCGCATTTTGTATGCGCTGGTCAGCCTGTTTGTCACCGGCAAGACGATCGATTTTATACAGGAAGGCTTGGCCCGTTCCAAGATGGCTTTTATCATTTCGTCACATAGCGGTGAAATCAAAGAACAAATCTTACATAGACTCGACCGGGGGGTCACCCAGATCGAAGCAGTGGGCGGCTATACGGGGGAGGAGCGCAGCATTTTGCTCTGTGTCGTCAGCCAATCGGAAGTATCGAACCTGAAAGATCTCGTACGGTCGATCGATCCGAACGCGTTTGTGATCGTCGCCGATGCGCATGAAGTGTTGGGAGAAGGGTTCCGCCTTCCCACCATGTAA
- the argB gene encoding acetylglutamate kinase → MTEWTAKASVLIEALPYIQRFAGKTMVIKYGGSAMGGPFEQVILDIIWLKQAGIRPVVVHGGGKEISGLLKRLQIESRFVDGLRVTDPETMHVVEMVLGGSVNKRIAATFYKHGVAAVGLTGVDGGLLQVRQKREDLGLVGEVIGVNSAFIEQLIDAGVVPIIAPIGVDDQGVRYNVNADSAAGAIAGALQAEKLVLLTDVPGIMRETPAGKEILNQVTPQEIQALLAEGQITGGMVPKVEACLQALAAGAKHVHILNGEEPHALLLEVFTDQGIGTMVIGGESA, encoded by the coding sequence ATGACGGAGTGGACAGCGAAGGCATCCGTGTTGATCGAGGCATTGCCCTACATTCAGCGGTTTGCCGGCAAAACGATGGTGATCAAATACGGCGGTTCCGCGATGGGCGGTCCGTTTGAACAGGTGATTCTCGACATCATTTGGCTGAAGCAGGCGGGGATTCGGCCGGTGGTTGTGCACGGCGGCGGCAAAGAGATATCCGGGCTCCTCAAGCGTTTGCAGATCGAGTCCCGGTTTGTTGACGGACTGCGCGTTACCGACCCGGAGACGATGCATGTGGTCGAAATGGTGCTGGGCGGAAGTGTCAACAAACGAATCGCAGCCACCTTCTACAAACACGGCGTGGCGGCCGTCGGGCTGACCGGCGTCGACGGCGGATTGCTGCAAGTGCGGCAAAAACGGGAAGACCTCGGCCTGGTGGGGGAAGTGATCGGTGTCAACAGCGCCTTCATTGAACAACTGATCGATGCGGGGGTGGTGCCGATCATTGCGCCGATCGGCGTCGACGATCAGGGAGTCCGTTACAATGTGAATGCGGACTCGGCGGCAGGCGCGATTGCGGGCGCCTTGCAGGCGGAAAAATTGGTCCTGTTGACCGACGTGCCCGGCATTATGCGCGAAACGCCGGCCGGCAAGGAGATTCTCAACCAGGTGACGCCGCAAGAGATTCAGGCTCTGCTGGCGGAAGGCCAGATCACGGGCGGCATGGTGCCGAAGGTAGAGGCCTGTTTGCAGGCGTTGGCGGCGGGAGCGAAGCATGTTCATATTTTGAACGGAGAAGAGCCGCATGCGCTGCTGCTGGAAGTATTTACCGATCAGGGGATCGGAACGATGGTGATCGGAGGGGAATCCGCATGA
- a CDS encoding cupredoxin domain-containing protein, which yields MKQHATWIAMAVVSLAVLAGCGGNQSAAIPDPTFTNEPQKAKIVGSNYKFEVTQGELKAGQPVTLTLEDQSGAHGFLITNTNINEKLKSGEQKTITWTPDKPGDYLVVCSVPCGSGHSSMQAKIVVK from the coding sequence ATGAAACAGCATGCCACATGGATCGCTATGGCCGTTGTATCGCTTGCCGTGCTGGCCGGATGCGGCGGTAACCAATCGGCGGCGATTCCCGATCCGACATTTACCAATGAACCGCAAAAGGCGAAAATCGTCGGATCGAACTACAAGTTTGAAGTGACGCAAGGCGAGCTGAAAGCCGGACAACCGGTCACACTGACGCTGGAAGACCAATCCGGAGCGCATGGGTTCCTGATCACCAATACAAACATCAATGAAAAACTGAAAAGCGGCGAGCAAAAGACGATCACCTGGACGCCGGACAAACCGGGCGACTATCTGGTGGTCTGCTCGGTTCCTTGCGGCTCCGGACACAGCAGCATGCAAGCGAAAATCGTCGTGAAGTAA
- the argC gene encoding N-acetyl-gamma-glutamyl-phosphate reductase: MIRTAVVGASGYTGIELLRHLHRHPQVEITYMAGDSSAGKQIQDIYPHFQGLYDHRVETADPDQIAERADVALIALPSGHAAGIVPSLIGKGVRVIDLGGDLRLPAELYETWYGKTPVPESLQNQAVYGLSEWYRGEIQGARLVANPGCYPTATLLALLPLVKEGAIELDSIIVDAKSGVSGAGRTAAVGSIFSEVNENFKAYRVNQHQHTPEIELQLSRVVGAPVLITFTPHLVPMTRGILATCYAKVAEGWTQERLFDLYRSTYAGKQFVRIRPEGNYPQTKEVSGSNLCDIGLSLDSRTGRLTVLSAIDNLVKGASGQAIQNLNIMMGLEETTGLVSVPLYP, translated from the coding sequence ATGATCCGCACCGCGGTTGTGGGAGCGTCCGGGTATACGGGCATTGAGCTATTGCGCCATTTGCATCGTCATCCGCAGGTGGAAATCACATATATGGCCGGGGATTCTTCGGCAGGCAAGCAGATTCAAGACATCTATCCGCATTTTCAAGGGCTTTACGACCACCGGGTGGAAACGGCCGATCCCGATCAGATCGCAGAACGGGCGGATGTCGCGTTGATCGCGCTTCCCAGCGGTCACGCTGCCGGGATTGTGCCGTCTCTGATCGGGAAAGGCGTGCGGGTGATCGATCTCGGAGGCGACTTGCGGTTGCCTGCCGAACTGTATGAGACTTGGTACGGAAAAACACCCGTCCCGGAATCGTTGCAAAACCAGGCTGTGTACGGACTGTCCGAATGGTATCGGGGTGAGATACAAGGCGCCCGGTTGGTCGCTAATCCGGGATGCTATCCGACAGCCACGCTGCTGGCATTATTGCCGCTTGTGAAGGAGGGCGCGATCGAACTGGATTCGATCATCGTCGACGCCAAGTCGGGCGTATCGGGAGCGGGACGGACGGCCGCGGTCGGGTCGATTTTTTCGGAGGTCAATGAGAATTTCAAAGCGTACCGGGTGAATCAACATCAGCATACGCCGGAGATCGAGCTGCAGTTGTCGCGGGTTGTCGGGGCGCCGGTGCTGATCACTTTCACCCCCCACCTGGTGCCGATGACAAGAGGGATTTTGGCCACCTGTTATGCGAAAGTGGCCGAAGGGTGGACGCAAGAGCGGCTGTTTGATCTATACCGCAGCACTTATGCAGGGAAGCAGTTCGTTCGAATCCGACCGGAAGGGAATTATCCGCAGACGAAGGAAGTGAGCGGGTCCAACCTGTGCGACATCGGATTGTCGCTCGATTCTCGAACGGGGCGGCTGACCGTATTGTCCGCGATCGACAACCTGGTCAAAGGTGCTTCCGGGCAAGCGATTCAAAACCTGAACATCATGATGGGGCTGGAGGAGACAACCGGGTTGGTGTCGGTACCTTTGTACCCGTAA